The Xiphophorus couchianus chromosome 14, X_couchianus-1.0, whole genome shotgun sequence genome includes a region encoding these proteins:
- the LOC114157798 gene encoding RNA-binding protein 4B-like isoform X1 — translation MVKIFIGNLSPETTREDIEELFVKYGIVTECAKYKNYAFVHMDDRKSATKAIRELHLHKLNGRPINVEPSRGKNQGPVKLHIANVEKGFDKELRDLFEEYGTVTECSIVKNFAFVHMPHYDEAMDALEGLDNLEFQGKRIHVQVSKSRPRGGPEEEEEEYPPPSPPVRGGYYPPYYPMPRPEPPYRGRLSAYPPPPPPPLPPPPPMRRAAYPDRGYSDRASYGSVDYYEKYRARPFTAAASYDDRRAIPPPPPPSSALVRERLGVAPSIDPYERRALPTPAAYAARDRSPIRRIPPPPAPAAGNGYSYERSRLSPMSRAPLYAPPRTRDPYAGRVPPPLPPRYPGY, via the exons ATGGTGAAGATATTCATCGGTAACCTCTCTCCAGAAACGACGAGAGAGGACATTGAAGAGCTCTTTGTCAAGTACGGCATAGTAACGGAATGCGCGAAGTACAAAAACTACGCGTTCGTCCACATGGACGACCGCAAGTCAGCCACCAAAGCTATCCGTGAGCTCCATCTGCACAAGCTGAACGGCAGGCCCATCAATGTGGAGCCCAGCAGAGGGAAGAACCAGGGTCCCGTCAAACTCCACATTGCCAACGTTGAAAAAGGCTTTGATAAAGAGCTGCGGGACCTGTTTGAGGAGTACGGCACAGTCACGGAGTGCTCCATTGTCAAGAACTTTGCATTTGTTCACATGCCTCATTATGATGAGGCCATGGATGCCCTGGAGGGCCTGGACAACTTGGAGTTTCAGG GAAAGCGTATTCATGTTCAGGTATCAAAAAGCAGACCCAGAGGGGGtcctgaggaggaggaggaggaatatCCACCCCCATCCCCACCAGTTAGAGGAGGCTACTATCCTCCATATTACCCAATGCCAAGGCCTGAGCCCCCCTACAGAGGGCGCCTTTCTGCTtatccccctcctcctcctcctcccctacCGCCACCTCCTCCCATGAGACGAGCAGCGTACCCCGACCGTGGTTACAGTGACAGAGCGTCCTACGGGTCGGTGGATTACTATGAGAAGTACAGGGCCCGTCCTTTTACCGCGGCGGCGAGCTACGACGATAGGCGTGCCATACCgcctcctccgcctccttcATCGGCTCTGGTTAGAGAGCGCCTTGGGGTGGCGCCGTCAATCGACCCATATGAGCGCCGCGCCCTCCCGACCCCTGCTGCTTACGCCGCAAGGGACCGGAGCCCGATCAGGAGAATCCCCCCTCCACCTGCCCCGGCGGCTGGGAATGGGTATTCCTACGAGCGCTCTCGACTCTCGCCGATGTCCAGGGCTCCATTGTACGCGCCTCCCCGTACCAGGGACCCCTATGCTGGGAGAGTTCCTCCCCCACTGCCGCCTCGCTACCCAGGCTATTAG
- the LOC114157798 gene encoding RNA-binding protein 4.1-like isoform X2 → MVKIFIGNLSPETTREDIEELFVKYGIVTECAKYKNYAFVHMDDRKSATKAIRELHLHKLNGRPINVEPSRGKNQGPVKLHIANVEKGFDKELRDLFEEYGTVTECSIVKNFAFVHMPHYDEAMDALEGLDNLEFQGA, encoded by the exons ATGGTGAAGATATTCATCGGTAACCTCTCTCCAGAAACGACGAGAGAGGACATTGAAGAGCTCTTTGTCAAGTACGGCATAGTAACGGAATGCGCGAAGTACAAAAACTACGCGTTCGTCCACATGGACGACCGCAAGTCAGCCACCAAAGCTATCCGTGAGCTCCATCTGCACAAGCTGAACGGCAGGCCCATCAATGTGGAGCCCAGCAGAGGGAAGAACCAGGGTCCCGTCAAACTCCACATTGCCAACGTTGAAAAAGGCTTTGATAAAGAGCTGCGGGACCTGTTTGAGGAGTACGGCACAGTCACGGAGTGCTCCATTGTCAAGAACTTTGCATTTGTTCACATGCCTCATTATGATGAGGCCATGGATGCCCTGGAGGGCCTGGACAACTTGGAGTTTCAGG GTGCTTAA